The DNA sequence CCCACCGGCGGCCGTGCCGTACCCGCGGCCCGGCCGCCGGCGCAACCCCCGTGTCCTCCGGAGGCGCCCGTGAGAATCCGTAAACGCCTTGCCGCCCCGCTCGCCGCGCTGCTGTCCGCAGCGCTCGTCCCGCTCACCGCCACGCCCGCCGCGGCCGCGCCCCCGGGCGGGCGGGACGTGATCGTCAACCTGTTCATGTGGCCGTGGGACTCGGTCGCCGCCGAGTGCACGGACGTGCTCGGCCCCGCCGGGTACGGCGGCGTGCAGGTCTCCCCGCCGCAGGACTCGCTCAAGCGCTCCGGCGACCACCCCTGGTGGGAGATCTACCAGCCCGCCGGGTACACGCTCACCGGCCGCATGGGCGACCGGGCGGCGTTCAAGCGCATGGTCGACGCCTGCCATGCGGCCGGGGTGAAGGTGTACGCCGACGCGGTCATCAACCACATGACCGGCCAGGGCGCCACGTCGTACGGCGGAGCCTCCTTTACAAAGTACAACTATCCCGGGACCTACTCCCCGGCCGACTTCCACCGCTACCCGGAGCACTGCGGCAACGCCGACAACCTCATCCACGACGGCGACTACACCGGCAGCGCCCGCAACGTGCAGAACTGCGAGCTGGTGGGCCTGGCGGACCTGAACACCGGCAGCACGTACGTGCGCGACCGCATCGCCGCCTACCTCAACGACCTGACCGGCCTCGGCGTGGACGGCTTCCGCATCGACGCGGCCAAGCACATCGCGCCGGACGACCTCGCGGCGATCTACGGCAGGCTGAACGGCTCGCCGTACATCGTCCAGGAGGTGATCCCGGGCGCCGGCGAGGCGGTGCGGCCGGACCAGTACACCGGGATCGGCGACGTGCTCGAGTTCCAGTACGGGCGCTACCTGAAGGAGAGGTTCCGCGGCGGCATCGCCGACCTGCGCACCTTCGGCGAGACCTGGAGCGGCATGCAGCCGTCCGGCAGGTCGATCACCTTCGTGGCGAACCACGACACCGAGCGCAACGGCTCCACGCTGTCGTACAAGGACGGCGCGGCCTACACGCTCGCGAACATCTTCCAGCTCGCCTGGGACTACGGCACGCCGCAGGTGTACTCGGGCTTCGAGTTCACCGGGTACGACGACTCGCCGCCGTCCTTCGCCGATGGCCGGGTCCGGCCGGTCACCTGCGGCGGCGGTGGC is a window from the Thermopolyspora flexuosa genome containing:
- a CDS encoding carbohydrate-binding module family 20 domain-containing protein, coding for MRIRKRLAAPLAALLSAALVPLTATPAAAAPPGGRDVIVNLFMWPWDSVAAECTDVLGPAGYGGVQVSPPQDSLKRSGDHPWWEIYQPAGYTLTGRMGDRAAFKRMVDACHAAGVKVYADAVINHMTGQGATSYGGASFTKYNYPGTYSPADFHRYPEHCGNADNLIHDGDYTGSARNVQNCELVGLADLNTGSTYVRDRIAAYLNDLTGLGVDGFRIDAAKHIAPDDLAAIYGRLNGSPYIVQEVIPGAGEAVRPDQYTGIGDVLEFQYGRYLKERFRGGIADLRTFGETWSGMQPSGRSITFVANHDTERNGSTLSYKDGAAYTLANIFQLAWDYGTPQVYSGFEFTGYDDSPPSFADGRVRPVTCGGGGWHCPHRSPAIRGMVGFHNAVKGTPVANWTAPTGDVIAFSRGARGWIAINNGAAPYTGTFPTGLPAGTYGDVIGGAAVTVTGAGTATVTVPAKGAVAIHVGGPAPAPAVAVGFNVEATTYWGQNVYVVGSVPALGNWDPANAVPLSPATYPVWRASVNLPPATTFEYKYIKRNPDGTVTWESDPNRRYTTPASGAVALNDTWRLPRDRPGTRATEISQRRRGPFRSRTPFRFRAVVSVPCALRTSLPRSSRCESWPSSPPAEVRWACR